A genomic window from Pocillopora verrucosa isolate sample1 chromosome 7, ASM3666991v2, whole genome shotgun sequence includes:
- the LOC131792385 gene encoding protein kinase C-binding protein NELL2-like, whose protein sequence is MSFALIYFSAGLCSVILGAVCSQDCTLVPEHESFTMVEDDIKTKSVNSRDGLLSLDKFHYLDVPQIDVLMVYDDLECIFNCVDHPLCMSVNLAAEEKLWCELLSSDKENSTKKYYQNESSHHYYFPTLPCSSTPCYNEGTCFRTKRNYKLFECLCENGFSGEYCEKDIDECNTDGHTCDVNAKCQNTYGSYNCSCKKGYRGDGRSCSDIDECARGKHDCSTDAVCNNTKGSYNCTCRAGYSGDGKICKGGN, encoded by the exons ATGTCCTTCGCCTTGATCTACTTTTCAGCGGGGCTTTGTTCAGTGATACTCGGGGCTGTCTGTTCACAAG ATTGTACCCTCGTACCAGAGCATGAAAGTTTCACCATGGTTGAAGATGACATTAAAACga AATCAGTGAATTCCAGAGACGGTCTACTTTCATTGGACAAGTTTCATTATCTGGATGTGCCTCAAATTGACGTCCTCATGGTATACGACGACCTTGAATGCATTTTTAATTGCGTCGATCATCCTCTCTGTATGTCTGTAAACCTGGCCGCTGAAGAAAAACTGTGGTGTGAGTTACTTTCTTCAGATAAGGAGAACAGCACAAAGAAGTATTACCAAAACGAGAGTTCACATCACTACTACTTCCCA ACGCTGCCTTGTTCTTCTACGCCATGTTACAACGAGGGAACTTGTTTTCGAACGAAGCGAAATTACAAATTGTTTGAATGCCTCTGTGAAAACGGTTTCTCTggagaatattgtgaaaaag atattgatgaatgtaACACCGACGGCCATACTTGTGACGTAAATGCCAAGTGTCAAAACACATATGGTTCCTATAATTGTTCTTGTAAGAAGGGATACAGAGGAGACGGACGCTCGTGTTCAG ACATTGATGAGTGTGCTAGAGGAAAGCACGACTGTAGCACTGATGCTGTATGCAACAATACCAAGGGATcgtacaactgtacatgtaG